A window of the Lactuca sativa cultivar Salinas chromosome 7, Lsat_Salinas_v11, whole genome shotgun sequence genome harbors these coding sequences:
- the LOC111881622 gene encoding salutaridine reductase, translating to MAQKRIAVVTGGNKGLGLEICKQLAKEVVVVLTARDEKRGTHAVDELHSYGLLDVVFHQLDVTNPESIASLANFIDTRFGKLDILVNNAGIITNNVDGEFFWNLNLLSKKIGEKAYKKAFEKGEQYFKEVVPQTYEGARKCVETNYYGAKNVTQALLPLLLKSTFPKIVNISSKLAQLQYVQDEGAKKILSDVDGLTEEVVDGVVSEYLKEAKDQELLEKKGWSNIASSYVISKVALNAYTRILAKKYPFISTNAVTPGNLDTDFTSSKGIFTVEEGARGPVRLALIPDSGPSGQYFFQMEKSTF from the exons ATGGCACAAAAAAG GATTGCTGTTGTTACCGGTGGAAACAAAGGCCTTGGTTTAGAAATATGCAAGCAATTGGCTAAAGAAGTCGTGGTGGTGTTAACTGCAAGAGACGAAAAGAGGGGCACCCATGCTGTCGACGAATTGCACTCCTATGGTTTATTGGATGTAGTCTTTCATCAGCTAGATGTCACAAATCCAGAGAGTATTGCTTCTTTGGCGAATTTTATTGACACTCGGTTTGGAAAACTCGATATTTTG GTGAACAATGCTGGAATTATTACTAATAACGTTGACGGGGAATTCTTTTGGAATCTTAACCTTCTAAGTAAG AAAATTGGTGAAAAGGCTTATAAAAAGGCTTTTGAAAAGGGTGAGCAGTATTTCAAGGAAGTTGTACCACAAACATATGAAGGAGCGCGAAAGTGTGTGGAAACCAATTATTATGGAGCTAAAAATGTCACTCAAGCCTTGCTACCACTTCTTCTTAAATCTACCTTTCCAAAAATAGTCAACATCTCATCCAAACTAGCGCAACTACAA tATGTTCAAGATGAAGGTGCAAAGAAGATTTTGAGTGATGTTGATGGACTCACAGAGGAGGTGGTAGATGGGGTTGTGAGTGAGTATTTAAAGGAGGCTAAAGATCAGGAATTGTTGGAAAAGAAAGGGTGGTCTAATATTGCTTCCAGCTATGTCATATCCAAAGTTGCTCTTAATGCCTACACCAGGATATTAGCTAAGAAATATccatttatatctacaaatgcAGTTACTCCTGGTAACCTTGATACAGACTTCACTAGTTCTAAAGGAATTTTCACGGTTGAAGAAGGTGCTAGAGGGCCTGTGAGACTAGCTTTGATACCTGATAGCGGACCTTCGGGTCAATACTTTTTTCAAATGGAAAAATCAACATTTTAA